The Chryseobacterium sp. JV274 sequence GGAGAAGCTTTGACATTGAGAGCTCAGTTTTATTATGAACTGATCAGAAACTGGGGTGATGTCCCTTTTCAGGACAAACCATCTGCAGATTATGACAATCTTTATTTACCTAAGACAGACAGAGACGTTATTTACGAAAAAATGATTGCTGATCTTGCCCAGGCTGCCACTTTAGTTCCATGGAGATCCGAAGGAAGCACGACCAATGCAAGAATTTCCAAAGGTTTTGTAAAAGGACTGAGAGCAAGAATCGCATTAGCAAGAGCAGGATATTCTTTAAGAAGAAATCCACAGCAGATGGCGAAGGGAACAAATCCTCAAACCTATTATCAAATTGCCCTTGATGAATGTAAAGACATCATGAATCATACCGGTGAACATAGCTTAAATCCCAGCTACGAGCAGGTTTTCAAAGCTTTACATACAAACACACAAGACACCACCAACGAAATCATCTTCTGTGTAGGAGCGTTCGGAGGAAACGCAAGAACAGATAGTAAAATCGGATATTATAATGGCTTAAAGCATGACGACAACTCCAACTGGAAAGGCGGCGGCGGGATCAATGCCCTTCCGACTTATTTCTACGAGTTCAGTAAATATGACTTGAGAAGAGATATGAACGTTGGAATTTTCAAAGTGAATAATTCTAATCAGGCAGAAATCGTAAATGCCATTTCTTTCACAGATTCTAAATACAGAAAATCGTGGACGAATGTAACAGGACCTTCTCAAAACCTGGCTGTTGACTGGCCTTTACTGCGTTTTTCAGATGTATTATTAATGTTTGCAGAAGCAGATAATGAGCTTCATGGAGCACCTTCTTCAGATGCAATCAATGCGGTAAAAGCGGTAAGAAACAGAGCTTACGCTGGAAATTTAGGCCAAGTTGGAACAATTCCTACCGATAAAATTGGGTTCTTCAACTATCTTGTTCAGGAAAGATTATTGGAACTGGGTTGTGAAGGGATCAGAAAATATGACTTGATCCGCTGGAATTTATTAGATGCTAAAATTACGGAAACAAGACAAAAATTAACTGCTTTTGCCAACGGAACAGGTCAGTATGCTAACGTACCATTGAATCTTTATTATAAGAAATCAGTTTACGATCCTACAAAAACAGCTCAGCAAAATATTAATGATATCGATATTTTCTTTACCGGAGGAGACAAATCCCAGGTATTTTATCTGCCTTCTCAGGATGCAACCCCCGTGGGATATACCAAAATAGCGTGGAGAGCCGCAGTGTTACCAACGTATATCAGCGATCCTGTAAAAGGTTTTGCGCAATATTTCCAGCCCAACAAAAGAGAATTATTGCCTATTTACAGTGATATCATTATGTCAAATTATAACCTTACACAAGATTACGGCTACTAGAAATTAAAAGTACATTCATATCAAGTTAAGAATACAGGCTTAGCCTTAGGTTAAGTCTGTATTTTAAAACAAATTAAAACTTTATGAAAACTCCTCTGATTAATAAAAATTTTAACCTTATTTCAATATTTTCGATACTATTGTTAAGTCTTCTTTCTTTTAAAACTGCCGATAAAACGATCGTGGTTTCAAAAGACGGAAAAGGCAACTTTACCACAGTACAACAAGCGATTGATGCTATTGAAAACGGTTCTTCAACAAGAACAAAAATTTTAATTAAATCTGGGATTTATAAAGAAAAAATTATCATTCCTGAAACAAAAGGAGCGATTGTCTTAGAAGGAGAAAATCCTCAAAACACCATCATTACATATGATGATTTTGCATCAAAAAAGAATGCAGAAGGAAAAGATATCGGAACCACAGGTTCTTCTACAGTTTTTATTTATTCAAATGATTTTACAGCGAAAAATATTTCGTTTGAAAACAGCTCAGGAAGAGTCGGACAGGCTGTTGCCGTATTGACCTCAGGTGACAGAATCGCTTTTGAAAACTGCAGATTCTTAGGAAATCAGGATACATTATACTTAAAAGGAGCCCAGGATTTGATAGATAAGACAAAACCATCAAGAAACTACTTTAAAAACTGCTATATCGAAGGCACAACCGATTATATTTTCGGAGCAGGAACCGCCGTTTTTGAAAATTGTACGATTTATTCCAAAGAAACGGCAAGCTACGTGACAGCCGCTTCTACTCCACAGGAAAACGAGTTCGGATTTGTTTTTATCAATTCAAAAATCATCGGAAATGCTAAAGAAAACTCAGTTTATCTGGGAAGACCCTGGAGACCTTTTGCAAAAACCGTTTACATCGATTGTGAAATCAATTCCACCATAAAGCCTGAAGGATGGCACAACTGGAGCAAACCTGATGCAGAAAAGACCACTTTTTACGCAGAATTCAACTCAAAAGGAAGCGGAGCCAATATTTCCAAAAGAGTTTCATGGTCACATCAATTAACAAAAGAAGAAAGAAAAAAATACACTCCAGAAAATATTCTCAAAGGAAACGACAACTGGAACACGAAAAAAAATTTAAAATAAATTAAACCCAACCATCACAAACACCAAAGATTTTCAATCATGAAAAAACACTTCACCCAACTCTTCACGATAGGAATTTTATGCGGTATCTCCTCGTGGGCCAATGCTCAGAAGATATTGAGTTTTCCGGGAGCAGAAGGTTTCGGAAGATACACTACAGGGGGTCGTGGCGGAAAGGTTTGCTTCGTGACAAAGCTTACAGACGATGGCTCAGAAGGTACCTTAAGATATGCTTTAGACCAAAAAGGTCCGAGATATATTGTGTTTAAAACCGGCGGAACCATTTATCTGGAATCCCCTTTAAAGATAAAAGAAGGCGATGTTACCATTGCCGGGCAAACTGCTCCCGGAGACGGAATTACCGTTGCCAACTACGAAACTTTTGTAGGCGCAGACAATGTGGTTATCCGTTACATGCGATTCAGAATGGGTGATCAGAAAAATTATGAAGGCGATGCGTTAGGGGCAAGATTTATTAAAAATCTGATCGTTGATCATTGTTCTATGAGCTGGTCAACGGATGAAACAGTATCTATTTATGTGAATGAAAATACAACCCTTCAATGGTGCGTGATCGCAGAAAGTTTAAGAAATTCTGCCCACCGGAAAGGAGCTCACGGATATGGTGGAATTGCAGGAGGAAGATTGGCAAGTTTCCACCATAATATCTATGCTCATCACGACAGCAGAAATCCGAGATTGGGAGAATATGCGGGAAGTAAATTTGCACTGACTGATCTTACCGATTTCAGAAATAATGTGATCTACAACTGGGGACACAACAACGTCTACGGTGGTGAAGGAATGAACGTAAATATTATCAATAATTACTACAAACCGGGACCCGCAACAATGACCAGACAGAGAATTGTTGCCATCGATAAAAATGAAAAAACCGAAACAGAAGTTTACAACATCTGGGGGAAATATTACATTAACGGAAATTTGATGGAAGGAAATTCAGAAATAACAAAAGATAACTGGACGCAAGGTGTTTTTGCCCAGATGAAACCTTCTTATAATTTGACGGACAAAGATAAAAATGAGATAAAAATCAATCAGCCTCACGATATTCAGAATAATGTAAAAACGCAGTCTGCAAAAGAAGCTTACGAGAAAATTTTACAGATCGGAGGTGCGAGTTTGGTAAGAGATTCAGTGGATTTACATGTTTTAAAAGATGTAAAAAACGGAAGTTTCACTTACAAAGGCTCAAAAGGAAGTTCCAGCGGAATCATAGATTCACAAAAAGATGTCGGTGGATTTCCGGATTTAAAAACAGGAAAGCCCCTATCCGATTCAGATAACGACGGGATGCCTGATGAATGGGAAATTAAGAATAAATTAAATCCAAAAGTTGCCAATTCTAACGAACGGGATTTGGATAAAAACTACGATAATATTGAAGTATATTTTAACGATCTGGTTAAAAAAATAACCGAAAGACAATACTAATAACCATGAAAACTTTTAGTTAAAAAACCAGTTATCTAATAAAGAATATTATGAAATTCAATTTGTTTAGAATAGTAATGGCAGGAGTATTTTTGAGCTCAACATTTTCTCTGGCTCAGACTTCTGTAATTGAAGAAATTAAGAAAAACCCAAAAACTCCCTTTTCCTATGCAGAACTTTCCGTAAAAGAAGGCGGAAAATGGGAAGATAATCAGTACGTTGGAGGAACATTTAAAAATATTAACCAGCTTGTCCTTCCTGGTGAACATACAGACCATTCTTACTATATCAGGTATG is a genomic window containing:
- a CDS encoding RagB/SusD family nutrient uptake outer membrane protein; the protein is MKKTIIILSCILSLTTIHSCSDYLEPENYSSVAEAQQFDSVSDTFTALVGVYSQLAGDDGYGQRLALIYPHSSDDFRTSGDYNCNDRRGLATFGACPTNTELNKPFLKLYSGIERANLCIKNIPLSPVYKTGSDADKKLMDRYLGEALTLRAQFYYELIRNWGDVPFQDKPSADYDNLYLPKTDRDVIYEKMIADLAQAATLVPWRSEGSTTNARISKGFVKGLRARIALARAGYSLRRNPQQMAKGTNPQTYYQIALDECKDIMNHTGEHSLNPSYEQVFKALHTNTQDTTNEIIFCVGAFGGNARTDSKIGYYNGLKHDDNSNWKGGGGINALPTYFYEFSKYDLRRDMNVGIFKVNNSNQAEIVNAISFTDSKYRKSWTNVTGPSQNLAVDWPLLRFSDVLLMFAEADNELHGAPSSDAINAVKAVRNRAYAGNLGQVGTIPTDKIGFFNYLVQERLLELGCEGIRKYDLIRWNLLDAKITETRQKLTAFANGTGQYANVPLNLYYKKSVYDPTKTAQQNINDIDIFFTGGDKSQVFYLPSQDATPVGYTKIAWRAAVLPTYISDPVKGFAQYFQPNKRELLPIYSDIIMSNYNLTQDYGY
- a CDS encoding pectinesterase family protein produces the protein MKTPLINKNFNLISIFSILLLSLLSFKTADKTIVVSKDGKGNFTTVQQAIDAIENGSSTRTKILIKSGIYKEKIIIPETKGAIVLEGENPQNTIITYDDFASKKNAEGKDIGTTGSSTVFIYSNDFTAKNISFENSSGRVGQAVAVLTSGDRIAFENCRFLGNQDTLYLKGAQDLIDKTKPSRNYFKNCYIEGTTDYIFGAGTAVFENCTIYSKETASYVTAASTPQENEFGFVFINSKIIGNAKENSVYLGRPWRPFAKTVYIDCEINSTIKPEGWHNWSKPDAEKTTFYAEFNSKGSGANISKRVSWSHQLTKEERKKYTPENILKGNDNWNTKKNLK
- a CDS encoding polysaccharide lyase family 1 protein, translated to MKKHFTQLFTIGILCGISSWANAQKILSFPGAEGFGRYTTGGRGGKVCFVTKLTDDGSEGTLRYALDQKGPRYIVFKTGGTIYLESPLKIKEGDVTIAGQTAPGDGITVANYETFVGADNVVIRYMRFRMGDQKNYEGDALGARFIKNLIVDHCSMSWSTDETVSIYVNENTTLQWCVIAESLRNSAHRKGAHGYGGIAGGRLASFHHNIYAHHDSRNPRLGEYAGSKFALTDLTDFRNNVIYNWGHNNVYGGEGMNVNIINNYYKPGPATMTRQRIVAIDKNEKTETEVYNIWGKYYINGNLMEGNSEITKDNWTQGVFAQMKPSYNLTDKDKNEIKINQPHDIQNNVKTQSAKEAYEKILQIGGASLVRDSVDLHVLKDVKNGSFTYKGSKGSSSGIIDSQKDVGGFPDLKTGKPLSDSDNDGMPDEWEIKNKLNPKVANSNERDLDKNYDNIEVYFNDLVKKITERQY